AAGAGCTAATGTTATTTTTCCATGAAGAAAGATCACTAAAACTGGTATTATATTGTTAACCACTTACCTGAACTATCATCCATATAATTACTGGAAGCTTATCTTGTCCttgatactttgaattttcTCTCAGTGTTGGCAATATACTAATCAAGACATCGGGTTTTCTTCGCAATACCATTGCTACAACCACAAATATTGCAACCTGCGATTTCAACAAAATTCAAGTTTGCATCAGCAGTCGACGAGTACATATTTGTGAAGTTACAATTGCAAATTATACCTTAACATTAACAATGAATATCAAACATTTCCTGGACAAGTAAAACACGAAAGCAAGGAGAGGGGAATTACCTGAGATTTTGAAGACACATTCTGCACAGCCTTCTTGCCCTTTGTGCCGGAAACTTGGCTCACTAGGTCTGCAAGAATGCTGTCTATGGACCATAATATAAAAGACCCAAGGGCCTCAACGGAACGCTGGTTGATCCAGTCAACTGATGTCTTGTAAACATCTTCAGAAATATGAGAAAGGGGGATCTGTTAAAAAAACACCACCAAGTGATTAGGTTGTCCAGGAGCATGCACACTTAAATTTGCTTCCACCAATAAGTCATTAAGCCCCATAAAATGGAGGCCACAAGCAAGAGAATCCGTAGAACAAGATATGTTACTTGCCCTAATTATCCATCTCGCAAATATCATCCTTATCATCACAGTATGTATATTAGATTAGTGCATTCTTTCAACAAATTATAAATTATCCACCAACCTATTCGCCTTTGAGGCCATAAATACCACCTCTACCATTACCCGAAATAATATGCACAATTGTTTTCAGGAAGGACCGGAGTTATATTCAGAAGGAAGTATGCTGAAAATCGTAGGAACCATATGGAGAAGCCCCAAAAACAACAGACAAACAGCTAATCTCAACCAAACATCCAACAAGATCAACGAGGATCAAATTTGTTCAAATATATAACTAAGGAGAGAGAAGCTTTCCACGGATTTGTTTGAATATATATCTAAAGAAAAAAGCTTTCCGCAGATTTATTAGAATACATATCCAAAGAGGAAAGCTTTCGACGAAATTTTTGATATCATTAATATAAATGCCATTTGAAATATTGAACAGAAAAGAGCATAATGCACAATGGTAATGGTTCACATGCAATTCAACCCCGACAACAGATATTCGACCTATTAATCAATGCATCAGGTATTTAAACGAATAAATTTCAAAACTTACATCGGCAAGCTTGGCCACCGATGACTCCTTGAACATCTTCACCCATGGAAACTGAGAGGCAGACACCGCAGAGAATGCACGGCCGAAATAGTCCGCGAAACGCATCAGCTGTATGTCTTCCTTCGACTCGTACGACGCCTATTGCAATTCAAAATCcccaaatcaattaaaacatttgGAATTTTAAATCGAATTCAATTGAAAACGAATAGATCGAGCTAGATCAGAGCATAAAATTCACCGAAATGTCAATGAGGAATGCAGCGAGATCGTTCGCCTCGTCGATCTTAGCCGCCGCCTCGGCCAGCGTGACCTTAGGCTTCTTCGGCTTCTTGGGCTTGGATTTCTTCGCCTCCTCGGCCTTCACGTTCTGCGCCGCAGCTTCATCATCGCTATTATCCCCATCCTCGTCGTCGGACCTGAGCTTCGATCTCGCCGGAGCAACATCGTCGAGGTCGACATTGGCCCTCTGAGCTTCGAGAATCCGCCGGCGCCGGTCCTCCGACTGTTTCTCCAGCGACCGGAAAACGCCGTTTCCGTTGGCGCTCGCGATGCCGGGGACGAGCTTGTTCTGATTGTTGATTAATTCGGCGTTcgattccttcttcttcctcgggcGCTTCGCGGTGACCTTCTGCCAGCCGTGGTCGTTGTTGGCGTGGGCGTGATGGGTACTGTTGTAGTCGTTTGCGGCGGTGGATGCGGCGTCGAGGTGGTCCCCGTTGGCGATTGATTCGAAAGCTGCAGCGTGATTTTCTTCCATGATTTGGCTGTTGGTGTTGAATTTTCTCAGGAAAATtgaaagagagagacagagaaaggAAACGGAACTGggaaaattgagagagagagagagagagggggggagaAATGAATAGAAAGTTGGCTGGTAGGAGTGATTTTAATGGGGTTGACTGGATGAATCTGACCcttgatttaaaataaaattacatcaaATACCAACCGTTTGGATTTGTAATCCGAATCTGAAAATAATTAGTAATTGATAAATCAATTAGTCCTAATCTTTTTCGTTGTCGGATAATTAGTCCTAATCTTTTTCCAATTAACTGGGAATATGGGTTGGTAATTGGTTTGCCATATTTGGTATTACCTACTATTCCAAAATTGATTTAACTCATTTATTAATATCATAACACACCTCAAACACTccataatttataaaattgatttaactCATTCAACGGTGAAGTGACATTTACTTTGTTGGGATGACATGTCCTGCTAAGTAGATATGTGTTGAGCGACTTGTTCAACCCTAATTAGTCAACGATATCACTCCGAGCAGCGGCTTAACCACTTTTACGTCTCGTCCtaaacttttgcttttgattggTGATTGACTTGTGGCCTAATTAGTGTCTGAGTAGGCCTCCTCCTAAAACCTTTTGCAATAAAGTTGTTAGTCTTTCCACATGTCTTTGGTTGTTGAAAAATCCTTTCTATTGCTTAATCGGACCAGGCTAGTAGTGGTGCTTGGATGTGCCCTCTTTATAATTCCACTGGGCCTTGGGTTTCTTATTATTTGTTGGGCTTTGACTTTTATTACCTCTTTTGAAGTCTCTTTCTCGGCCTGCACTATTTTGAGGGTCGAAAATGACCTTATATTAACAACTATTTTTTTGATGGAGTAAAATGCATCAAGAATAAACACACAAACAACAAGGTAGAGGTTCTAACTCGAGTTCAAACTTTCACGAATTCATTATTTACAGTCGTTGATTTTGTTTTGCCGTACTGTTTGattcagaagaagaaaaagtacATTACCGCTTCTCTCCTGGTGTGACACCACAACAGCATAGAAAGAAGGATTAGTGAACTGTGCCGGAGACATAGACAATTGTAAGCTTCACTTGGAGACTCTGAGTTGCTATGCGACTTTTTTGCTTGCCATGTCGAAATTGGGGGTTTGATGTCGTTTTGTCCTCCTTTGTTGTTGTCGTTTGTTTTTCTAGGCTGTTTGGATTGGGCCTCGTACTTGTGTTATATATTGCTGTCGGCCCGAAAACAAGTAAAGAAAAATGAACTTCCATATTTACCCATTTGGCTTATCGACAATTGCAATCGTGTCATAACCTAGTGCCACTGCAAGTCGCCGATCAGTCTTTCTGCGAACTCTCGCCGCCCCAACAGCCTTGCTCTGCCGCCGACGCCCCTCCGTCCTCTCCCTGTCAGACTCCCGCCACAGAAGCGCCGCCGCTGAATTTGGGTCCTCCTCCTCAATCGTGTTAGCTCCTTTCCTGTACGGGGTAAGTTTCTCACTGGCATTATAATCCTTCTATTTCCTAGCCTCGTCGATCTCGCGTTTCTTCCTCTCCTCAGCCAATCCCATCTGCAACGGAATCTAGCAGAGAGGCTGTCAAAAGACAGCCGTCGGATTGCTGTGCTTCGCGCCACTCCTTCTCTGCGGGTTTGGTTGCTGTGCTTCGTGGGGTGGAGCTCGTCGTGGCTTTCCACCATTCATGTTAGAGAGGTCGTCAAACGAGCAAGCCTCCGAAACCCCTTCATCGTTTTGAATCCCTTCACCACCAAATCCCATTTTAACCGAACAAGAAACTCCAAAAGCCCATCATCTTATCCCCTTCACTCCCTAATCCCATCATTGGCTAATCCCTTGGAGCCACCAAATTCCTCATCCAAACGAATCCTTAGGGAttaggatttagggtttagggtttagggtttagggtttagggaaaAGCTTAGCTGAACTAAGCCAAGTTGTTGCATTAGTTATTCCATTTGAGCtagaatttgtttgtttttttggcCCCAGCGGTGTGAATTCGAAACTATAGCTGCGTATTAGTAAGTGATAGAATTGTATCAAGAGAGTTCCAAATGTGaattttttgaatttaattaCCGTCTGTTGACCTGTTGCGTTTTTATGCGTCCCAAAGTGAATTCGGTTCATGATTGATGTTGTACTTCTCTATAAACGTATAAATTTTGTGTGCGTTTATTTTTTATCGGTGATGGTATGTAGGGGATATGTTTTACTTTCTCAGCTGTTTGGAGGTgggaattttgttttttattgtaTGCTGAGCTGACCTTCAATCTCAATGACCTGAAACTTACACAACAGGTTATCGAGATGCCTCGTAAGCCGGCAAGGCATTGCAGGTA
The nucleotide sequence above comes from Malus sylvestris chromosome 16, drMalSylv7.2, whole genome shotgun sequence. Encoded proteins:
- the LOC126607671 gene encoding uncharacterized protein LOC126607671, which codes for MEENHAAAFESIANGDHLDAASTAANDYNSTHHAHANNDHGWQKVTAKRPRKKKESNAELINNQNKLVPGIASANGNGVFRSLEKQSEDRRRRILEAQRANVDLDDVAPARSKLRSDDEDGDNSDDEAAAQNVKAEEAKKSKPKKPKKPKVTLAEAAAKIDEANDLAAFLIDISASYESKEDIQLMRFADYFGRAFSAVSASQFPWVKMFKESSVAKLADIPLSHISEDVYKTSVDWINQRSVEALGSFILWSIDSILADLVSQVSGTKGKKAVQNVSSKSQVAIFVVVAMVLRRKPDVLISILPTLRENSKYQGQDKLPVIIWMIVQASQGDLAVGLHAWARNVLPLVCGKSSNPQSRDLVLQLVERILSMPKARTILVNSAVRKGERLVPPSALEILMGVTFPAHSARVKATERFEAIYPTLKAVALAGAPGSKAMKQVSQQIMSFAVKAAGESIPELSNEATGIFIWCLTQHADCFKQWDKVYEENLEVSVAILKKLSNQWKEHSANLSPLDPMRESLKSFMRKNKKALAGEAEDVHREKLSKEADKYCKTLLGKLSRGSGCKKTLALAVVALAVGAAVMSPNMESWELELKKLPATISSFFE